A stretch of Clostridiales bacterium DNA encodes these proteins:
- a CDS encoding DUF885 domain-containing protein, protein MKKSTKIISCALGAVMSASCAVGLCGCQDGSYEAVSNYVSNDLAEPLAVALLGQDIFAWNAFAVTPKSSFGYSRPENYTPSWYSYYPITKSDAKEMADLFDQINDELKKFNVSRMNETAALDYRALIKVCESYSDYYGSPNIVDLDLISGSYIDSEGGYVASFADSVENYVFRTKEDIEDLLDVTISTDDAFDTYIDYAADRAEHGYPLYDYTICAMQDYLDDVIDAGDDYYLYSYINDKIDAVNFLTTERKSYYKLRFKTALDGHFMTGVKTLRNGLDLFKGKVTTTTRGYLASYGSVGREYYTWRFNNLTGLNVSYHDFEDIYEDLATEAFFYGTYADDIITEIAALEETAPETFKEFYAYKNGEKGIMDMTTPQQMLEYLREAAKNIVPDLATVPEIGFKYMDETVAGRTSALAYYVRSPIDENNSNEYITLNPTTNNPAELLTTIAHEGYPGHLYAHVKAKEQGVGLLPTVMSCTAFSEGWSNYTELAVWDHIMSTTDNEALQLYCDYSYCDMYSGYLGMLLRDLEINYFGYDVSDYVELGLDEDAARGIIEVLMEMPATYVPYGYGMYYINSLHETAQKELGEKYNEVEFNGKLLSEGFGPTLERAKELTDEYIKSKK, encoded by the coding sequence ATGAAAAAATCAACCAAAATAATTTCCTGTGCGCTCGGCGCAGTGATGTCCGCGTCGTGCGCGGTCGGGCTGTGCGGCTGCCAGGACGGCTCGTACGAGGCAGTATCGAACTACGTTTCCAATGATCTTGCGGAACCGCTCGCAGTCGCGTTGCTCGGTCAAGATATATTCGCCTGGAACGCATTCGCGGTTACGCCCAAGAGCAGTTTCGGCTACTCGCGCCCCGAAAACTATACGCCGTCGTGGTACTCGTACTACCCTATCACCAAGTCCGACGCAAAAGAGATGGCGGACCTTTTTGACCAAATCAACGACGAGCTCAAAAAATTCAACGTTTCGCGAATGAACGAGACCGCGGCGCTCGACTACCGCGCGCTGATAAAAGTTTGCGAATCATACTCCGACTATTACGGCTCGCCCAATATCGTCGATCTCGATCTCATAAGCGGTTCGTATATCGACAGCGAGGGCGGATACGTAGCCTCGTTCGCCGATTCGGTCGAGAACTATGTATTCCGCACCAAGGAAGACATAGAAGATCTTCTGGACGTTACGATTTCGACCGACGACGCGTTCGACACGTATATAGACTACGCCGCCGACCGCGCCGAGCACGGCTATCCGCTGTACGACTACACGATCTGCGCCATGCAGGATTATCTCGACGACGTTATAGATGCGGGCGACGATTACTACTTATACTCGTATATCAACGACAAAATCGACGCGGTCAATTTCCTCACGACCGAGCGCAAGAGCTATTACAAGCTTCGGTTCAAGACCGCGCTCGACGGGCATTTCATGACGGGCGTAAAAACTTTGCGCAACGGGCTCGATCTCTTTAAGGGCAAAGTCACGACCACGACACGTGGCTATCTCGCGTCCTACGGTTCGGTCGGCAGGGAATACTACACGTGGCGGTTTAACAACCTTACGGGCTTGAACGTGTCATACCACGACTTTGAGGATATCTATGAAGATTTAGCGACCGAGGCGTTTTTCTACGGCACGTATGCCGATGATATCATCACGGAAATAGCCGCGCTCGAAGAAACCGCACCTGAAACATTCAAAGAGTTCTATGCCTATAAAAATGGCGAGAAAGGCATTATGGACATGACGACCCCCCAACAAATGCTCGAATATCTTCGGGAAGCGGCGAAGAACATCGTCCCCGACCTTGCAACCGTACCGGAGATTGGCTTTAAGTATATGGACGAGACCGTAGCAGGGCGCACTTCCGCACTCGCCTACTACGTGCGTTCGCCGATCGACGAGAATAACTCGAACGAGTACATCACGCTCAATCCCACGACAAATAACCCCGCAGAATTGCTTACTACCATTGCGCACGAGGGCTATCCGGGACACCTCTACGCGCACGTTAAAGCTAAGGAGCAGGGCGTGGGGCTGTTGCCTACCGTTATGTCGTGCACTGCGTTCTCGGAGGGCTGGTCGAACTACACCGAGCTTGCCGTTTGGGATCACATCATGTCGACGACCGACAACGAGGCGCTTCAACTCTACTGCGATTACAGCTATTGTGATATGTACAGCGGCTATTTAGGTATGCTTTTGCGCGACTTGGAAATCAACTACTTCGGCTACGACGTCAGCGACTATGTGGAATTGGGGCTCGACGAAGACGCCGCGCGCGGCATAATTGAAGTGCTGATGGAAATGCCCGCGACATACGTGCCCTACGGCTACGGAATGTATTATATCAACTCGCTTCACGAAACAGCACAAAAAGAATTAGGTGAAAAATACAACGAGGTCGAGTTCAACGGCAAGCTCTTGTCCGAGGGCTTCGGACCTACGCTCGAACGCGCCAAAGAGCTTACGGACGAATATATCAAGTCCAAGAAGTAA